A single genomic interval of Streptomyces sp. BA2 harbors:
- the ppdK gene encoding pyruvate, phosphate dikinase translates to MSENKDPHVATQSDAAVKFVYDFTEGNRDLKDLLGGKGANLAEMTNLGLPVPPGFTITTEACKTYLASGEEPVELRDEVSAHLDALEKKMGKKLGQANDPLLVSVRSGAKFSMPGMMDTVLNIGLSDKSVTGLAKQSGDDRFAWDSYRRLIQMFGKTVMDVDGELFEDALEAAKAAKKVSVDTDLEAADLKKLVTKFKKIVKTEAGRDFPQDPREQMDLAIRSVFESWNTDRAKLYRRQERIPGDLGTAVNICSMVFGNLGPDSGTGVAFTRDPASGHQGVYGDYLQNAQGEDVVAGIRNTVPLAELEQIDKKSYDQLMQIMETLETHYKDLCDIEFTIERGQLWMLQTRVGKRTAGAAFRIATQLVDQGLIDEAEALQRVNGAQLAQLMFPRFDDTAKVEQLGRGIAASPGAAVGKAVFDSYTAIKWSRSGEKVILIRRETNPDDLDGMIAAEGILTSRGGKTSHAAVVARGMGKTCVCGAEEIEVDTKRRRLTAPGGVVIEEGDVVSIDGSTGKVYAGEVPVVPSPVVEYFEGRMHAGADDADELVGAVHRIMAYADRVRRLRVRANADNAEDALRARRFGAQGIGLCRTEHMFLGERREMVERLILADADGEREDALKELLPLQKRDFVELFEAMDGLPVTVRLLDPPLHEFLPDITELSVRVALAESRKDSNENDLRLLQAVHRLHEQNPMLGLRGVRLGLVIPGLFTMQVRAIAEAAAERKNAKGDPRAEIMIPLVGTVQELEIVREEAEQVIAEVEATTGVALKLALGTMIELPRAALTADQIAEAAEFFSFGTNDLTQTVWGFSRDDVEASFFTAYLEKGIFGVSPFETIDKDGVGKLVKDAVKAGRATRPDLKLGVCGEHGGDPESVHFFHEVGLDYVSCSPFRIPVARLEAGRAASESAGSDHR, encoded by the coding sequence GTGTCGGAAAACAAAGATCCCCACGTAGCGACGCAGAGCGATGCGGCCGTGAAGTTCGTTTACGACTTCACCGAGGGCAACAGGGACCTCAAGGACCTTCTCGGCGGGAAGGGCGCGAACCTCGCCGAGATGACCAACCTCGGGCTGCCCGTCCCTCCGGGCTTCACGATCACCACAGAGGCCTGCAAGACCTACCTCGCCAGCGGCGAGGAGCCGGTCGAGCTGCGCGACGAGGTGAGCGCGCACCTCGACGCCCTCGAGAAGAAGATGGGCAAGAAGCTCGGTCAGGCCAATGACCCGCTGCTCGTCTCCGTCCGCTCGGGCGCCAAGTTCTCGATGCCCGGAATGATGGACACCGTCCTGAACATCGGGCTCTCCGACAAGTCGGTGACGGGCCTCGCCAAGCAGTCCGGCGACGACCGCTTCGCGTGGGACTCCTACCGCCGCCTCATCCAGATGTTCGGCAAGACCGTCATGGACGTCGACGGCGAGCTCTTCGAGGACGCCCTTGAGGCCGCCAAGGCCGCCAAGAAGGTCTCGGTCGACACCGACCTGGAGGCCGCGGACCTGAAGAAGCTGGTCACGAAGTTCAAGAAGATCGTCAAGACCGAGGCCGGGCGCGACTTCCCGCAGGACCCGCGCGAGCAGATGGACCTCGCGATCCGCTCGGTCTTCGAGTCCTGGAACACCGACCGCGCCAAGCTCTACCGCCGCCAGGAGCGCATCCCCGGCGACCTGGGCACCGCGGTCAACATCTGCTCCATGGTCTTCGGCAACCTCGGCCCGGACTCCGGCACGGGCGTCGCGTTCACCCGCGACCCGGCCAGCGGCCACCAGGGCGTGTACGGCGACTACCTGCAGAACGCGCAGGGCGAGGACGTGGTGGCGGGCATCCGCAACACCGTCCCGCTCGCCGAGCTCGAGCAGATCGACAAGAAGTCGTACGACCAGCTCATGCAGATCATGGAGACCCTTGAGACGCACTACAAGGACCTCTGCGACATCGAGTTCACCATCGAGCGCGGCCAGCTGTGGATGCTGCAGACCCGCGTCGGCAAGCGCACCGCCGGTGCCGCCTTCCGCATCGCGACGCAGCTCGTCGACCAGGGCCTGATCGACGAGGCCGAGGCGCTGCAGCGCGTCAACGGCGCGCAGCTCGCCCAGCTGATGTTCCCGCGCTTCGACGACACCGCGAAGGTCGAGCAGCTCGGCCGGGGCATCGCCGCGTCACCCGGTGCCGCGGTCGGCAAGGCGGTCTTCGACTCGTACACGGCCATCAAGTGGTCGCGTTCGGGCGAGAAGGTCATCCTCATCCGCCGTGAGACCAACCCCGACGACCTCGACGGCATGATCGCGGCCGAGGGCATCCTCACCTCCCGCGGCGGCAAGACCTCGCACGCCGCCGTCGTCGCCCGCGGCATGGGCAAGACCTGCGTCTGCGGCGCCGAGGAGATCGAGGTCGACACCAAGCGCCGGCGCCTCACCGCGCCCGGCGGTGTGGTGATCGAGGAGGGCGACGTCGTCTCCATCGACGGCTCGACCGGCAAGGTCTACGCCGGCGAGGTGCCCGTGGTCCCCTCTCCGGTCGTCGAGTACTTCGAGGGCCGGATGCACGCGGGCGCCGACGACGCCGACGAGCTGGTCGGCGCCGTGCACCGGATCATGGCGTACGCGGACCGGGTGCGCCGCCTGCGTGTCCGTGCCAACGCGGACAACGCGGAGGACGCGCTCCGTGCCCGCCGCTTCGGCGCCCAGGGCATCGGCCTGTGCCGCACCGAGCACATGTTCCTCGGTGAGCGCCGCGAGATGGTCGAGCGGCTGATCCTCGCCGACGCGGACGGCGAGCGCGAGGACGCCCTCAAGGAGCTCCTGCCGCTCCAGAAGCGCGACTTCGTGGAGCTCTTCGAGGCGATGGACGGCCTTCCGGTCACGGTCCGCCTCCTGGACCCGCCCCTGCACGAGTTCCTGCCGGACATCACCGAGCTCTCCGTCCGGGTGGCCCTCGCCGAGTCCCGCAAGGACTCGAACGAGAACGACCTGCGCCTGCTCCAGGCGGTGCACCGCCTGCACGAGCAGAACCCGATGCTGGGCCTGCGAGGCGTACGCCTCGGCCTCGTGATCCCCGGCCTGTTCACCATGCAGGTACGGGCCATCGCCGAGGCCGCGGCCGAGCGCAAGAACGCCAAGGGCGACCCGCGTGCGGAGATCATGATTCCGCTCGTCGGTACGGTCCAGGAGCTGGAGATCGTCCGCGAGGAGGCCGAGCAGGTCATCGCGGAGGTCGAGGCGACGACCGGCGTGGCGCTGAAGCTGGCGCTCGGCACCATGATCGAGCTGCCGCGTGCCGCGCTCACGGCGGACCAGATCGCGGAGGCCGCCGAGTTCTTCTCCTTCGGCACGAACGACCTCACGCAGACGGTCTGGGGCTTCTCCCGCGACGACGTGGAGGCGAGCTTCTTCACGGCGTACCTGGAGAAGGGCATCTTCGGTGTCTCCCCGTTCGAGACCATCGACAAGGACGGCGTGGGCAAGCTGGTGAAGGACGCGGTCAAGGCCGGCCGCGCCACCCGCCCCGACCTGAAGCTGGGCGTCTGCGGCGAGCACGGCGGTGACCCGGAGTCCGTGCACTTCTTCCACGAGGTGGGCCTGGACTACGTCTCCTGCTCCCCGTTCCGGATCCCCGTGGCCCGCCTGGAGGCGGGACGCGCCGCCTCGGAGTCGGCGGGCAGCGACCACCGGTAG
- a CDS encoding ROK family protein, with amino-acid sequence MAGRAGGQYAGAGDLLHLVRSGRATTRGALQEATGLSRATVGQRLDRLFRAGWLREGVGGPSGRGDKAGSPLGGRPAVRLEFDDAHAVVLAAALETRHARTALLGLTGEIVAEHAGPLAIEDGPETVLGELGVRFAELLRKADRDPASVCGIGLAVPGPVDSETGRVVQPPIMPGWDGYDIRGRLRRAFAEQTSGPAGLPVPGRAGLPALGPANIPVLVDNDANLMAYGEQRASYPECSAFALVKVSTGIGAGVVVDGAVYRGIDGGAGDIGHIRVPEGAGALCKCGSYGCLAAVASGRAVARRLTEAGVPAASGADVRALLEAGNPEAVGFAREAGRHVGEVLATVVTLLNPGVLMIAGDLAGTPFLTGVRELLYQRALPRSTAHLEVVTSCLGERAALIGAGTLVVEHLYAPRRAEERLAALGV; translated from the coding sequence ATGGCGGGTCGCGCGGGCGGGCAGTACGCCGGCGCCGGGGACCTGCTCCACCTGGTGCGCAGCGGACGCGCCACCACGCGCGGCGCACTGCAGGAGGCCACCGGGCTCTCCCGCGCCACGGTCGGCCAGCGCCTGGACCGGCTCTTCCGCGCGGGCTGGCTGCGGGAGGGCGTGGGTGGTCCCTCCGGCAGGGGCGACAAGGCGGGCTCGCCGCTCGGCGGGCGCCCGGCCGTCCGCCTGGAGTTCGACGACGCCCACGCGGTCGTCCTCGCCGCCGCCCTGGAGACCCGGCACGCCCGCACCGCCCTGCTCGGCCTCACCGGCGAGATCGTCGCCGAGCACGCGGGGCCCCTGGCGATCGAGGACGGCCCCGAGACGGTCCTCGGCGAGCTGGGCGTCCGCTTCGCCGAGCTGCTGCGCAAGGCCGACCGCGACCCGGCCTCGGTCTGCGGCATCGGACTCGCCGTCCCGGGGCCCGTGGACAGCGAGACGGGCCGCGTCGTCCAGCCGCCGATCATGCCGGGCTGGGACGGCTACGACATAAGAGGCCGTCTGCGCCGCGCCTTCGCCGAACAGACGAGCGGCCCCGCAGGCCTCCCCGTACCTGGCCGCGCAGGCCTCCCCGCACTCGGCCCCGCCAACATCCCGGTCCTCGTCGACAACGACGCGAACCTCATGGCGTACGGCGAACAGCGCGCCTCCTACCCCGAGTGCTCGGCCTTCGCCCTGGTCAAGGTCTCCACCGGCATCGGCGCGGGCGTCGTCGTCGACGGCGCGGTCTACCGGGGCATCGACGGGGGCGCCGGGGACATCGGCCACATCCGGGTGCCGGAGGGCGCCGGCGCCCTGTGCAAGTGCGGTTCCTACGGCTGCCTGGCCGCCGTGGCCAGCGGTCGCGCGGTGGCCCGCCGCCTGACGGAGGCGGGCGTTCCGGCGGCTTCGGGGGCGGATGTGCGGGCGCTTCTGGAGGCGGGGAACCCGGAGGCGGTCGGTTTCGCGCGCGAGGCGGGGCGGCACGTCGGCGAGGTTCTCGCCACCGTCGTCACGCTCCTGAACCCCGGAGTTCTCATGATCGCCGGAGATCTGGCCGGAACACCGTTCCTGACGGGCGTGCGGGAGCTGCTGTACCAGCGGGCTCTGCCCCGCTCCACCGCTCATCTGGAGGTCGTCACCTCGTGCCTCGGTGAGCGCGCGGCCCTCATCGGTGCGGGAACGCTGGTGGTGGAGCACCTGTACGCCCCGAGGCGGGCGGAGGAGCGGCTGGCCGCGCTCGGCGTGTGA
- a CDS encoding MGH1-like glycoside hydrolase domain-containing protein, with amino-acid sequence MDRTNQLTAHRTPGPTRTLRERAAEVLWANWTGTSTVPSRQLYPHQWSWDSAFIAIGLRHLSPLRAQLELETLLSAQWGDGRVPHIVFNPSVPLDAYFPSPDFWRSTTAGRAAGAPSAVQTSGIVQPPVHALAAWLVHRSDPGLSRARSFLARAHPRLAAWHRYLLHRRDAGGAGLASVIHPWEQGMDNSPCWDAPLSRVTPADPAAYRRADLDHGAAEDRPTDLDYGRYVRLAADYRDRRYADGEGEFAVEDPSFNALLIASEYALARIEAELGLQGASEEREARAAALTSTLVARLWDPAEGLFFCHDLRAGELVPERGVGGLVPLILPALPHPVAAALVRTACGPHFGLGGTARLVPSYDLTGSAFDPRRYWRGPAWLNTNWLLERGLRLHGEHARADGLRRALLDVAGESGFAEYVDPYTGRGCGARGFGWSAALALDLLLDDPAGRDEEPHGRPADVPAAAVTREGFRDD; translated from the coding sequence GTGGACCGCACGAACCAGCTGACCGCCCACCGAACCCCTGGTCCCACACGGACACTGCGTGAACGCGCCGCCGAGGTCCTGTGGGCCAACTGGACGGGCACGTCGACGGTCCCTTCCCGGCAGCTCTATCCCCACCAGTGGTCCTGGGACTCCGCGTTCATCGCGATCGGCCTGCGTCATCTCTCCCCCTTACGGGCGCAGTTGGAGCTGGAGACGCTGCTCTCCGCCCAGTGGGGCGACGGCCGCGTCCCGCACATCGTGTTCAACCCTTCCGTCCCCCTGGACGCCTACTTTCCCAGCCCCGACTTCTGGCGCTCCACCACGGCAGGCCGCGCCGCCGGGGCACCCAGTGCCGTGCAGACCTCCGGCATCGTGCAGCCGCCGGTACACGCGCTCGCCGCCTGGCTGGTCCACCGCTCGGACCCGGGCCTCTCCCGCGCCCGTTCCTTCCTGGCCCGCGCCCACCCCCGGCTCGCCGCCTGGCACCGCTATCTGCTGCACCGCAGGGACGCGGGCGGCGCGGGCCTCGCATCCGTGATCCACCCCTGGGAGCAGGGCATGGACAACAGCCCTTGCTGGGATGCCCCGTTGAGCCGTGTGACCCCGGCCGACCCGGCCGCGTACCGGCGCGCGGACCTGGACCACGGCGCCGCGGAGGACCGGCCGACCGACCTCGACTACGGCAGATATGTGCGCCTCGCCGCGGACTACCGCGATCGCCGATACGCCGACGGGGAGGGCGAGTTCGCCGTCGAGGACCCCTCGTTCAACGCGCTTCTGATCGCCTCCGAGTACGCACTGGCCCGTATCGAGGCCGAGTTGGGCCTGCAGGGCGCCTCCGAGGAGCGGGAAGCCCGCGCTGCAGCCCTGACGAGCACCCTCGTGGCACGCCTGTGGGACCCGGCGGAGGGCCTGTTCTTCTGCCATGACCTGCGCGCCGGTGAGCTGGTGCCGGAGCGCGGTGTCGGCGGTCTGGTCCCGCTGATCCTGCCCGCGCTGCCGCACCCCGTCGCCGCCGCGCTCGTACGGACCGCGTGCGGACCGCACTTCGGCCTCGGCGGCACCGCGCGGCTCGTGCCGAGCTACGACCTCACGGGAAGCGCCTTCGACCCCCGGCGGTACTGGCGCGGGCCCGCGTGGCTCAACACCAACTGGCTGCTGGAGCGGGGACTTCGGCTGCACGGTGAACACGCGCGGGCGGACGGCCTGCGCCGCGCGCTGCTCGATGTGGCCGGGGAGTCCGGGTTCGCGGAGTACGTGGACCCGTACACAGGGCGGGGCTGCGGTGCGCGCGGCTTCGGCTGGAGCGCCGCGCTCGCCCTGGATCTGCTGCTCGACGATCCCGCCGGGCGTGACGAGGAGCCGCACGGGAGGCCCGCTGACGTGCCTGCCGCCGCGGTGACGAGGGAGGGGTTCAGGGATGACTGA
- a CDS encoding amylo-alpha-1,6-glucosidase, producing the protein MTDRRQPLVRGGTFAALGAGGDISGVRGGTAPDGLFVRDARHLSRWQLTVDGAVPEILAPVSDADADAGVARCVLVPRGGRQEPASCTLFREQAVTDGAFVESLRVTCNRAVPTTVRLALTVDVDFTDQFELRSDHRTYAKTGAVRSRKVIGGGEGEGIQGIEFAYRRREWCSRTTVTADPAPDAVEETGTGARRLVWAIDLDAHGTAEVALRVAAHPHGAPQSQPQPQPPVSPAQAADQLTSLESEFASGVEIPGGWPELAAACRRGLADLAVLQVSASGPDGEALSVPAAGVPWFLTLLGRDALLTSLFALPYLPRLAAATLPALAATQATEATEGAVAQTGKIVHEVRHGELAHFGQVPYGRYYGSVDATPLFLVLLGAYTERTGDTALARGLEPHARAAVGWILDHGGLTSRGYLVYRADEGGLANQNWKDSPGAICSADGSRATGPVMAAGAQGYAYDALGRTAWLARTVWGDKVYADLLTQAAADLRDRFQRDFWMPKQGFPALALDGEGHQVDALASDAGHLLWSGLLDKEYGEAVGRRLLEPDFFSGWGVRTLAANQPAYHPLSYHRGSVWPHDNALIALGLARYGLHDEARAVARGLVAAATRGGDRLPEVLAGYGRESYPGPVPYPHACVRESRSAAAPLALLSAVAG; encoded by the coding sequence ATGACTGATCGGCGTCAACCACTGGTGCGGGGCGGTACGTTCGCGGCGCTCGGCGCGGGGGGCGACATCAGCGGGGTGCGGGGCGGCACGGCCCCGGACGGTCTGTTCGTGCGCGACGCCCGGCACCTGAGCCGCTGGCAGCTGACGGTGGACGGCGCCGTCCCCGAGATTCTCGCGCCGGTGTCGGACGCCGACGCGGACGCGGGTGTGGCGCGCTGCGTCCTCGTCCCGCGCGGCGGCAGGCAGGAGCCCGCGTCCTGCACGCTCTTCCGCGAACAGGCGGTGACGGACGGCGCGTTCGTGGAATCGCTGCGCGTCACGTGCAATCGGGCGGTGCCGACGACCGTGCGTCTCGCGCTGACCGTGGACGTCGACTTCACCGACCAGTTCGAGCTGCGCTCCGACCACCGTACGTACGCGAAGACGGGCGCCGTCAGGTCGCGCAAGGTCATCGGCGGCGGTGAGGGCGAGGGGATCCAGGGCATCGAGTTCGCCTACCGCCGCCGTGAGTGGTGCTCCCGTACGACCGTGACCGCGGACCCCGCCCCGGACGCCGTCGAGGAGACGGGGACCGGCGCGCGGCGGCTCGTCTGGGCCATCGACCTCGACGCGCACGGCACGGCGGAGGTGGCACTGCGTGTCGCGGCGCACCCGCACGGAGCACCGCAGTCGCAGCCGCAGCCACAGCCACCGGTGAGCCCGGCGCAGGCGGCAGACCAACTCACTTCCCTGGAGAGCGAGTTCGCGTCGGGCGTCGAGATCCCCGGCGGCTGGCCGGAGCTGGCGGCGGCGTGCCGGCGGGGCCTCGCAGACCTCGCCGTACTCCAGGTGTCCGCGTCAGGCCCTGACGGCGAGGCGCTGAGCGTCCCGGCGGCGGGCGTCCCCTGGTTCCTGACGCTCCTGGGCCGCGACGCCCTCCTGACCTCGCTCTTCGCCCTGCCCTACCTGCCGCGTCTGGCCGCGGCGACGCTCCCCGCGCTGGCCGCGACCCAGGCGACGGAGGCCACGGAGGGGGCGGTCGCCCAGACCGGGAAGATCGTGCACGAGGTACGGCACGGGGAGCTGGCCCACTTCGGTCAGGTGCCGTACGGGCGCTACTACGGCTCGGTGGACGCAACTCCCCTGTTCCTGGTGCTGCTCGGCGCGTACACGGAGCGGACGGGCGACACGGCCCTGGCCCGCGGCCTGGAGCCGCACGCGCGGGCCGCCGTCGGCTGGATCCTCGACCACGGCGGCCTCACCTCGCGCGGCTATCTCGTCTACCGCGCGGACGAGGGCGGCCTCGCCAACCAGAACTGGAAGGACTCCCCCGGCGCGATCTGCTCCGCCGACGGCAGCCGCGCCACGGGCCCGGTGATGGCGGCGGGCGCGCAGGGCTACGCGTACGACGCGCTGGGCCGTACGGCGTGGCTTGCGCGCACGGTCTGGGGCGACAAGGTCTACGCGGACCTCCTCACACAAGCGGCGGCCGACCTGCGGGACCGCTTCCAGCGGGACTTCTGGATGCCGAAGCAGGGCTTCCCCGCGCTCGCCCTGGACGGCGAAGGACACCAGGTCGACGCGCTCGCATCGGACGCCGGTCACCTCCTGTGGTCCGGCCTCCTCGACAAGGAGTACGGAGAGGCGGTGGGCCGCCGCCTCCTGGAACCGGACTTCTTCTCAGGCTGGGGAGTCCGCACCCTGGCCGCGAACCAGCCCGCGTACCACCCGCTCTCCTACCACCGCGGTTCGGTATGGCCGCACGACAACGCGCTCATCGCGCTGGGGCTCGCGCGGTACGGGCTGCACGACGAGGCGCGGGCGGTGGCACGGGGTTTGGTGGCGGCGGCGACACGGGGCGGTGACCGGCTGCCGGAGGTGCTTGCGGGGTACGGGCGGGAGTCGTATCCGGGGCCGGTTCCGTACCCGCACGCGTGCGTACGGGAGTCACGGTCGGCGGCGGCTCCGCTGGCGCTGCTGAGTGCGGTGGCTGGGTAG
- the dusB gene encoding tRNA dihydrouridine synthase DusB — translation MEPQLQIGPHAVRPPVVLAPMAGITNAPFRTLCREFSGGKGLFVSEMITTRALVERNEKTMQLIHFDETEKPRSIQLYGVDPATVGKAVRMIAEENLADHIDLNFGCPVPKVTRKGGGSALPYKRPLLRAILREAVSGAGDLPVTMKMRKGINDEHITFLDAGRIAVEEGVTAIALHGRTAAQHYGGTADWDAIARLKEHVPEIPVLGNGDIWSAADAVRMMKETGCDGVVVGRGCLGRPWLFGDLVAAFEGTGAPKAPDLREVAAVMLRHATLLGEWIGDEARGVIDFRKHVAWYLKGFAVGSEMRKRLAITSSLAELEDGLGELDLDQGWPAGADGPRGRTSGNNRVVLPDGWLKDPYDCAGISEDAELDTSGG, via the coding sequence ATGGAGCCCCAGCTTCAGATCGGCCCGCACGCCGTGCGGCCGCCCGTCGTGCTCGCCCCCATGGCGGGCATCACGAACGCGCCGTTCCGGACGCTGTGCCGGGAGTTCAGCGGGGGCAAGGGCCTCTTCGTCAGCGAGATGATCACGACGCGGGCGCTGGTCGAGCGCAACGAGAAGACCATGCAGCTGATCCACTTCGACGAGACCGAGAAGCCCCGGTCCATCCAGCTGTACGGCGTCGACCCGGCCACGGTCGGCAAGGCGGTCCGCATGATCGCCGAGGAGAACCTCGCCGACCACATCGACCTGAACTTCGGCTGCCCCGTCCCCAAGGTCACCCGCAAGGGCGGCGGCTCCGCGCTCCCGTACAAGAGGCCCCTGCTGCGCGCGATCCTCCGCGAGGCCGTCAGCGGCGCCGGGGACCTGCCCGTCACCATGAAGATGCGCAAGGGCATCAACGACGAGCACATCACCTTCCTCGACGCGGGCCGCATCGCCGTCGAGGAGGGCGTCACGGCGATCGCCCTGCACGGCCGCACCGCCGCCCAGCACTACGGCGGCACCGCCGACTGGGACGCCATCGCCCGCCTCAAGGAGCACGTCCCCGAGATCCCCGTACTCGGCAACGGCGACATCTGGTCCGCCGCCGACGCGGTGCGGATGATGAAGGAGACCGGCTGCGACGGGGTCGTCGTGGGCCGCGGCTGCCTCGGCCGCCCCTGGCTCTTCGGCGACCTGGTCGCCGCTTTCGAGGGCACGGGCGCGCCCAAGGCTCCGGACCTGCGCGAGGTCGCCGCCGTCATGCTGCGGCACGCGACCCTCCTCGGCGAGTGGATCGGCGACGAGGCGCGCGGTGTCATCGACTTCCGCAAGCACGTGGCCTGGTACCTGAAGGGTTTCGCGGTCGGCTCGGAGATGCGCAAGCGCCTCGCGATCACCTCGTCCCTCGCCGAACTGGAGGACGGGCTCGGCGAGTTGGACCTCGACCAGGGGTGGCCGGCGGGCGCGGACGGTCCGCGTGGCCGTACGTCGGGCAACAACCGCGTGGTCCTGCCGGACGGCTGGCTGAAGGACCCCTACGACTGCGCGGGCATCAGCGAGGACGCGGAGCTGGACACGTCCGGGGGCTGA
- a CDS encoding helix-turn-helix transcriptional regulator, which produces MDTAPADPVGTAPAAAVGTATPTQPDRIRRSELADFLRSRRERITPEQAGLPRGPRRRTPGLRREEVAHLSTVGVTWYTWLEQGRAIHVSAQVLDALCRALMLDAGERAHLFQLAGTADPSPAAETASVPQGLLRIVTQLEPFPACVQNARYDVLAYNATYANLLTDLDVLPPEDRNCMWLTFTHPAWQAAMEDREETMRRMVARFRARMAGHLADPAWKTLLRRMRKASPEFCELWERHEVMQAVDQSKRFNNSLVGPLHFTYHGLWLGPAEGPRLGTYVPADARSQAATEELYRLVKAGRVGSRADTRVGSRADGGQ; this is translated from the coding sequence ATGGACACCGCACCAGCCGACCCCGTGGGCACCGCACCAGCCGCCGCCGTGGGCACCGCGACGCCCACGCAGCCCGACCGTATCCGCCGCAGCGAACTCGCCGACTTCCTGCGCAGCCGCCGCGAGCGCATCACGCCCGAGCAGGCGGGCCTGCCCCGCGGCCCGCGCCGCCGTACACCGGGCCTGCGCCGCGAGGAGGTCGCGCATCTCTCCACGGTGGGTGTCACCTGGTACACGTGGCTGGAGCAGGGCCGCGCCATCCACGTCTCGGCGCAGGTCCTCGACGCGCTGTGCCGCGCCCTGATGCTGGACGCCGGGGAGCGGGCCCATCTCTTCCAGCTGGCGGGCACCGCCGACCCCTCCCCGGCCGCCGAGACCGCGTCGGTCCCGCAGGGCCTGCTGCGGATCGTCACGCAGCTGGAGCCGTTCCCGGCGTGCGTGCAGAACGCCCGCTACGACGTCCTCGCCTACAACGCGACGTACGCGAACCTCCTCACCGACCTCGACGTGCTGCCGCCCGAGGACCGCAACTGCATGTGGCTGACCTTCACGCATCCCGCCTGGCAGGCCGCCATGGAGGACCGGGAGGAGACGATGCGCCGGATGGTGGCGAGGTTCCGGGCGCGGATGGCCGGGCATCTCGCGGACCCGGCGTGGAAGACGCTGCTCAGGAGGATGCGCAAGGCCTCGCCGGAGTTCTGCGAGCTGTGGGAGCGGCACGAGGTGATGCAGGCGGTGGACCAGTCCAAACGGTTCAACAACTCGCTCGTGGGCCCGCTGCACTTCACGTACCACGGGCTGTGGCTCGGCCCGGCCGAGGGCCCGCGCCTGGGGACGTACGTCCCGGCGGACGCGCGCTCGCAGGCGGCCACGGAGGAGCTGTACCGCCTTGTGAAGGCCGGGCGCGTGGGCAGTCGCGCGGACACTCGCGTAGGCAGTCGCGCGGATGGGGGACAATAA